A single Megachile rotundata isolate GNS110a chromosome 9, iyMegRotu1, whole genome shotgun sequence DNA region contains:
- the LOC100881719 gene encoding sodium channel protein Nach-like, producing MILQLGGLYDSEFITQSQPLRIDQLLSHFYDGYYDITNVMKRLTPQCSSILSRCRFNGQERNCSDIFAFRKTQDGFCCIFNYATKGDDTLLNTEVDHRTDPIKVENLTEEGGLSVLMESFPDDYFYSILPTTGWKVTIFSPYDYPDMISGGVIDVLVSPRTHRSVELEAIMFYSTRSIISYPLDKRDCVFEDEMTFLRPFYTYSDCIVDCRIDDVWKICKCIPFYLPNREGRRVCNIEDIPCLTEHKSKWFSVVPHENVYQDANYDNETIMHCYTCYPECNDISYNARMTESDLVESNRQSAKLLKGVKIEDQGMLTIYFNSFGTMRLRQDVIYRWYELLGEFTELKSNLEIQVHRVFTRIHFQFEEFSIVSLFRVEVIYKVTVRDLSNREMINSPSFGIKMKFLLAGDASGIWGIFVGFSLIAIVEFVYFIGLFVLELVKGPTSSDSNKKQVKHWQSPIQSIYWGELYSNVKPKSPDNRYRGY from the exons ATGATTCTGCAATTGGGCGGACTTTACGATTCCGAATTTATAACGCAATCTCAGCCACTTCGAATCGATCAGCTACTCTCGCATTTTTACGATGGCTATTACGACATTACGAACGTAATGAAACGG CTGACCCCGCAATGCTCCTCAATTTTATCGAGGTGTCGTTTCAACGGTCAAGAGAGAAACTGCTCAGACATATTCGCGTTCCGCAAGACTCAAGACGGATTCTGTTGCATCTTCAATTACGCTACTAAAGGGGATGATACGCTCCT AAACACCGAGGTCGATCATAGAACTGACCCCATCAAGGTGGAAAATTTGACCGAGGAAGGTGGACTGTCGGTGCTGATGGAATCGTTTCCCGATGACTATTTTTACTCCATTTTACCAACCACTGGGTGGAAG GTGACGATCTTCAGCCCGTACGATTATCCGGACATGATCAGCGGCGGTGTCATCGACGTCCTCGTGTCTCCGCGAACGCACAGGAGCGTGGAACTAGAGGCGATCATGTTTTACAGCACCAGGAGTATTATATCGTATCCGCTCGACAAACGAGATTGCGTGTTCGAGGATGAAATGACCTTCTTACGGCCTTTCTACACCTACAGCGACTGTATCGTTGATTGTAGGATCGATGACGTGTGGAAAATCTGCAAGTGCATACCTTTCTACTTGCCTAATAGAG aaGGTCGAAGGGTGTGCAACATAGAAGACATACCCTGTTTGACAGAGCACAAAT CCAAATGGTTCTCCGTGGTACCACACGAGAACGTATACCAAGATGCGAACTACGACAACGAGACAATCATGCACTGCTACACGTGTTACCCAGAGTGCAACGACATCAGCTACAACGCAAGAATGACCGAGTCAGATCTGGTGGAGTCTAATCGACAATCTGCCAAATTACT GAAGGGTGTCAAGATCGAGGACCAAGGTATGCTGACGATATATTTTAATAGCTTCGGCACCATGAGGTTGAGACAAGACGTGATTTATCGATGGTACGAGCTGTTGG GGGAATTTACCGAACTGAAATCTAACTTG GAAATTCAAGTACATCGGGTTTTTACCAGAATCCACTTTCAATTTGAAGAGTTTTCGATCGTTAGCCTTTTCAGAGTAGAGGTAATTTATAAGGTTACAGTCCGTGATTTAAGCAATAGAGAAATGATTAATAGCCCGAGTTTTggcattaaaatgaaatttctgtTGGCAGGGGATGCAAGCGGTATTTGGGGCATTTTCGTCGGTTTtagtctgattgcgatcgtggaGTTTGTCTACTTCATCGGGCTTTTCGTGCTGGAGCTTGTGAAGGGGCCTACTTCGTCCGACAGTAACAAAAAACAAGTCAAGCATTGGCAGTCGCCCATACAGTCGATTTATTGGGGCGAATTGTATTCTAACGTGAAGCCTAAATCGCCCGACAATCGATATCGCGGATACTAG